One stretch of Methylococcus capsulatus DNA includes these proteins:
- the pth gene encoding aminoacyl-tRNA hydrolase, with protein sequence MVRLIVGLGNPGPAYDRTRHNAGFWFIDRLAAAHGCALREESRFHGRVGTIKLTEPVHLLAPSTFMNRSGLAVAAMAKFYKLAPEQILVVHDELDFGPGIVRIKRDGGHGGHNGLRDIMAHLGSGGFLRLRIGIGRPAGSMAVADYVLAAPSVSDRQAISGAIDKALDCLPELLAGHIEQTMNRLHV encoded by the coding sequence ATGGTCAGGCTGATCGTCGGTCTCGGCAACCCGGGACCTGCCTACGACAGAACCCGGCACAATGCCGGGTTCTGGTTCATCGATAGGCTGGCAGCCGCGCACGGCTGCGCATTGCGGGAAGAGTCCCGCTTTCATGGTCGAGTCGGAACGATCAAGTTGACCGAGCCCGTCCATCTTCTGGCCCCATCGACATTCATGAACCGGAGCGGGCTCGCGGTGGCGGCAATGGCCAAGTTTTACAAGCTCGCACCCGAGCAGATCCTGGTGGTTCACGACGAACTCGACTTCGGGCCGGGAATCGTTCGCATCAAACGGGATGGTGGTCATGGCGGGCACAACGGTCTCCGTGACATCATGGCGCACCTGGGAAGCGGCGGATTTCTGCGGCTGCGGATCGGGATCGGCCGGCCGGCCGGCTCCATGGCGGTGGCGGATTACGTGCTGGCCGCGCCGTCCGTCAGCGACCGCCAAGCCATTTCCGGAGCGATCGACAAAGCCCTGGATTGTCTGCCCGAATTGCTGGCCGGTCATATTGAACAGACGATGAACCGCCTCCACGTTTGA
- the tuf gene encoding elongation factor Tu, which yields MSKEKFTRTKPHVNVGTIGHVDHGKTTLTAALTKCMAAKFGGEFKAYDQIDAAPEERARGITIATAHVEYESAKRHYAHVDCPGHADYVKNMITGAAQMDGAILVVSAADGPMPQTREHILLARQVGVPYIVVFLNKADMVDDPELLELVEMEVRELLSKYDFPGDDIPIIKGSALKALEGDTSEIGVPAVEALVQALDDYIPEPERAIDRPFLMPIEDVFSISGRGTVVTGRVERGIIKVGEEIEIVGIRPTTKTTCTGVEMFRKLLDQGQAGDNIGVLLRGTKREDVERGQVLAKPGSITPHTHFEAEIYVLSKEEGGRHTPFFNGYRPQFYFRTTDVTGAVTLPEGVEMVMPGDNVKIEVKLIAPIAMDEGLRFAVREGGRTVGAGVVSKIIE from the coding sequence ATGTCCAAAGAGAAATTTACGCGCACGAAACCGCATGTGAATGTGGGAACGATAGGTCACGTGGATCATGGGAAGACGACGCTGACGGCGGCCCTGACCAAGTGCATGGCGGCGAAGTTCGGAGGGGAATTCAAAGCCTACGACCAGATTGACGCGGCGCCGGAAGAGCGTGCGCGCGGGATCACCATTGCCACCGCCCACGTGGAATACGAATCGGCCAAGCGTCACTACGCCCACGTCGACTGTCCCGGACACGCCGACTACGTCAAGAACATGATCACCGGCGCGGCCCAAATGGACGGTGCCATCCTGGTGGTGTCCGCGGCTGACGGGCCGATGCCGCAGACCCGCGAGCACATCCTGCTGGCGCGTCAGGTGGGGGTGCCGTATATCGTCGTGTTCCTGAACAAGGCCGACATGGTGGACGACCCGGAGCTGCTCGAGCTGGTTGAGATGGAAGTGCGCGAACTGCTCTCCAAGTACGACTTCCCGGGCGACGACATTCCGATCATCAAAGGGTCGGCGCTGAAGGCGCTGGAAGGCGACACCAGCGAAATCGGCGTTCCGGCGGTCGAAGCGCTGGTGCAGGCGTTGGACGACTACATTCCCGAGCCCGAGCGGGCGATCGACCGGCCGTTCCTCATGCCGATCGAAGACGTGTTCTCGATATCCGGGCGCGGCACGGTGGTGACTGGACGCGTCGAGCGCGGCATCATCAAAGTGGGCGAAGAAATCGAAATCGTCGGCATCCGGCCGACGACCAAGACCACCTGCACCGGCGTGGAAATGTTTCGGAAGCTGCTGGATCAAGGGCAGGCCGGCGACAACATCGGCGTGCTGCTGCGCGGCACCAAGCGGGAAGACGTCGAGCGCGGGCAGGTACTGGCCAAGCCCGGCAGCATCACCCCGCACACGCACTTCGAAGCGGAGATCTACGTTCTGTCCAAGGAAGAAGGCGGTCGTCACACACCGTTCTTCAACGGCTACCGGCCGCAGTTTTATTTCCGGACCACCGACGTCACCGGTGCGGTGACGCTGCCGGAAGGGGTCGAGATGGTCATGCCGGGTGACAACGTCAAGATCGAAGTGAAACTGATCGCGCCGATTGCGATGGACGAAGGCTTGCGGTTTGCCGTGCGCGAAGGCGGTCGTACCGTCGGCGCCGGCGTTGTCTCCAAGATCATCGAATAA
- the secE gene encoding preprotein translocase subunit SecE: MSTQTTSESGASGLDTVKLVLALVFLVAGIVAYYYFVDYSIVYRTLGVVGSGIAAAALISATAKGRALLEFFRESRIEVRKVVWPTRQEAAQATLMVVALVFFVGIFLWLLDMLLFWAITSITG; the protein is encoded by the coding sequence ATGTCTACTCAAACTACTTCGGAGTCCGGTGCTTCCGGTCTGGATACCGTCAAGCTCGTTCTTGCGCTGGTATTTCTAGTCGCAGGCATCGTCGCATACTATTATTTCGTCGATTATTCCATCGTCTATCGTACGCTGGGAGTCGTCGGATCGGGCATTGCCGCGGCCGCTTTGATTTCGGCGACGGCCAAGGGGCGCGCGCTGCTCGAGTTTTTCCGCGAGTCGCGCATCGAGGTCCGAAAAGTGGTTTGGCCGACGAGGCAGGAGGCGGCTCAGGCTACTTTGATGGTGGTCGCGCTGGTGTTTTTCGTCGGAATTTTTCTCTGGCTGCTCGATATGCTCCTGTTTTGGGCAATCACCTCGATCACCGGATAG
- the nusG gene encoding transcription termination/antitermination protein NusG gives MALRWYVIQAYSNFENRVKRSLEERIARAGLERYFGKILVPTEEVLEMRQGQQRKGERKFFPGYVLVQMELNDDTWHLVRDVPRVLGFVGGTPDHPAPISDAEAEAILARVEEGVKKPKHKVLYEVGEVVRVIDGPFKDFNGVVEEVNYEKSKLRVSVLIFGRSTPVELEFGQVEKG, from the coding sequence GTGGCGCTACGCTGGTACGTGATCCAGGCATACTCTAATTTTGAAAACCGCGTCAAGCGCTCTCTGGAGGAGCGGATAGCCCGGGCCGGGCTGGAGCGTTATTTCGGCAAGATCCTGGTGCCAACCGAAGAGGTGCTAGAGATGCGGCAGGGCCAGCAGCGCAAAGGCGAGCGGAAATTCTTTCCGGGGTATGTCCTGGTCCAGATGGAGTTGAACGACGATACCTGGCATCTGGTGCGCGACGTTCCGCGCGTACTGGGTTTCGTCGGGGGGACGCCAGACCATCCCGCGCCGATCAGTGATGCAGAAGCGGAAGCGATCTTGGCCCGCGTGGAGGAAGGGGTCAAGAAACCCAAGCACAAGGTGCTTTACGAGGTCGGCGAAGTTGTCCGCGTCATCGACGGCCCGTTCAAGGACTTCAATGGTGTCGTCGAGGAAGTCAATTACGAAAAGAGCAAGCTCAGAGTGTCCGTCCTGATTTTTGGACGATCCACGCCTGTAGAGCTCGAATTCGGGCAGGTCGAAAAAGGCTAA
- the rplK gene encoding 50S ribosomal protein L11, with amino-acid sequence MAKKITGYIKLQVKAGEANPSPPVGPALGQRGVNIMEFCKAFNAQTQNVEKGLPLPVVITVYADRSFTFITKTPPASVLLKKALGLKSGSSKPNTDKVGTVTRAQLEEIAKMKMPDLTAADMDAALRTIAGSAASMGLIVEGV; translated from the coding sequence ATGGCAAAGAAAATAACCGGTTACATCAAGCTTCAAGTCAAGGCCGGCGAGGCCAATCCGAGCCCGCCGGTCGGTCCAGCACTCGGCCAGCGCGGCGTCAACATCATGGAATTCTGCAAGGCATTCAATGCCCAGACCCAGAACGTCGAGAAGGGCTTGCCGCTTCCAGTGGTCATCACGGTGTATGCGGACCGCAGTTTTACTTTCATCACCAAGACACCACCGGCTTCTGTGCTGCTGAAGAAGGCGCTCGGGTTGAAGTCCGGAAGTTCCAAACCGAACACCGATAAGGTCGGGACGGTCACAAGGGCCCAGTTGGAAGAAATCGCCAAGATGAAGATGCCGGATTTGACGGCGGCGGACATGGACGCAGCCCTACGCACGATTGCCGGCAGCGCGGCCAGCATGGGTTTGATTGTGGAGGGGGTGTGA
- the rplA gene encoding 50S ribosomal protein L1 codes for MARLTKRLKSIKDKVQSGKVYPIDEAFEVLKSVSSVKFVESVDVAVNLGVDPRKSDQAVRGATVLPHGTGKSVRVAVFAQGANAEAALAAGADIVGMDDLGAQVKAGELNFDVVIAAPDAMRVVGQLGQILGPRGLMPNPKTGTVTPDVATAVKNAKAGQVRYRTDKKGIIHCTIGKISFEPSALKENLEALLADLKKLKPSSSKGVYVKKITVSSTMGPGLTVDQNTLAA; via the coding sequence ATGGCTCGTTTGACCAAGCGGCTCAAGTCGATCAAGGACAAGGTTCAGTCTGGCAAAGTGTATCCGATCGATGAGGCGTTCGAGGTGCTGAAATCGGTCAGTTCCGTCAAGTTCGTCGAGTCGGTGGACGTTGCCGTGAATCTCGGCGTGGATCCGCGTAAATCCGATCAGGCTGTCCGCGGTGCGACCGTACTCCCCCATGGAACCGGTAAATCGGTTCGGGTGGCGGTTTTCGCTCAGGGTGCGAATGCCGAGGCCGCCTTGGCAGCAGGGGCGGATATCGTCGGCATGGACGATCTGGGCGCCCAGGTGAAGGCTGGCGAGCTCAATTTCGACGTCGTCATCGCGGCGCCGGATGCCATGCGCGTCGTCGGCCAGTTGGGCCAGATCCTCGGTCCGCGCGGCCTGATGCCCAACCCCAAGACCGGTACCGTCACTCCGGACGTTGCTACGGCGGTCAAGAATGCGAAGGCCGGTCAGGTCCGCTACCGTACCGACAAGAAGGGCATCATTCATTGCACGATCGGCAAGATCAGCTTCGAGCCATCGGCGCTGAAGGAAAACCTGGAGGCTTTGCTGGCGGATCTGAAGAAACTCAAGCCGAGCTCTTCGAAGGGCGTGTATGTTAAGAAGATCACCGTATCTTCGACCATGGGGCCGGGCTTGACAGTTGACCAGAACACGCTGGCCGCATAA
- the rplJ gene encoding 50S ribosomal protein L10 → MALRLDDKKAVVAEVAAVAARAHSAVAAEYRGLSVSALTQLRKQARESGVYLRVVKNTLARKAVEGTSFECMQDGLVGPLILAFSLEDPGSAARIVSAFAKTNDKLVVKLVAVGGKQYGPSELERLASLPNREQAISMLMGTMKAPIEKFVRTLAEPHAKLVRTVAAVRDQKQAA, encoded by the coding sequence GTGGCACTGAGACTCGATGACAAGAAAGCGGTCGTCGCCGAGGTTGCAGCCGTTGCCGCCCGAGCGCACTCTGCAGTTGCGGCGGAATACCGGGGGCTGAGCGTCTCCGCTCTGACGCAACTCCGCAAGCAGGCGCGTGAATCCGGGGTTTACCTGCGTGTCGTCAAGAATACCTTGGCGCGCAAGGCCGTCGAAGGCACGAGTTTCGAGTGCATGCAGGACGGCCTGGTTGGACCCTTGATTCTCGCGTTCTCCCTTGAGGATCCGGGCTCCGCGGCCCGCATAGTCAGCGCGTTCGCCAAGACCAACGACAAGCTCGTCGTGAAGTTGGTGGCGGTCGGCGGCAAACAATATGGTCCTTCCGAGCTCGAGCGTTTGGCTTCACTGCCGAACCGCGAGCAGGCGATCAGCATGCTGATGGGCACGATGAAGGCGCCGATCGAAAAGTTCGTCCGTACCCTGGCGGAGCCGCACGCGAAGCTCGTGCGTACCGTGGCGGCGGTTCGGGATCAGAAGCAGGCCGCGTAA
- the rplL gene encoding 50S ribosomal protein L7/L12, which yields MAVSKEDILETISNMTVMEIVDLISAMEEKFGVSAAAAVAVAPVAAGAAAPAVEEKTEFDVVMTSFGANKVNVIKAIREITGLGLKEAKDLVEGVPSTVKEGISKAEAEEIKKKLEEAGAAVDVK from the coding sequence ATGGCAGTTTCCAAAGAAGATATCCTTGAGACTATTTCCAACATGACCGTCATGGAGATCGTGGATCTCATTTCGGCCATGGAAGAGAAGTTCGGTGTGTCTGCGGCGGCGGCAGTCGCCGTGGCGCCGGTTGCGGCGGGCGCCGCGGCACCCGCGGTCGAAGAAAAGACCGAGTTTGACGTCGTCATGACCAGCTTCGGTGCCAACAAGGTCAACGTGATCAAGGCGATTCGCGAGATCACCGGCCTGGGGCTGAAGGAAGCAAAAGACTTGGTCGAGGGTGTCCCCTCCACCGTCAAGGAAGGCATTTCCAAGGCCGAGGCAGAGGAGATCAAGAAGAAGCTGGAAGAAGCCGGCGCGGCCGTTGACGTCAAGTAA
- the rpoB gene encoding DNA-directed RNA polymerase subunit beta, which yields MAYSFTEKKRIRKSFGKRQDVLEVPYLLATQVDSYRRFLQLDKQPAARSDEGLHAALKSVFPIKSHSGNIVLEYVSYRLGDPVFDVKECQQRGTTYAAPLRVLVRLVVYDKDAPVSAKVVKDIKEQEIYMGEIPLMTDNGTFVINGTERVIVSQLHRSPGVFFDHDRGKTHSSGKLLFNARIIPYRGSWLDFEFDHKDCVYVRIDRRRKLPATVLLRALGYDNEQIIAEFFDTNRFLLTPSGIQLELIPERLRGDIASFDIRLGDQIVVEKDHRITARHIRMLQKENVTLLDVPKDYLYGKVLAHNVVDTSTGELIAKVNQEITEDVYARLVAAGIPEIRTLYVNDLDRGPYISNTMRIDLTETQLDALVEIYRMMRPGEPPTKEAAQTLFENLFFSAERYDLSAVGRMKFNRRLGRTDPTGPGVLENDDIIAVLKELINIRNGGGTVDDIDHLGNRRVRSVGEMVENQFRLGLVRVERAVKERLSLPDADGLMPQEIINAKPVAASIKEFFGSSQLSQFMDQNNPLSEVTHKRRVSALGPGGLARERAGFEVRDVHTTHYGRVCPIETPEGPNIGLINSLAVYARTNEYGFLETPYRKVIDGRVTDEIEYLSAIEEGQYYIAQASASVDENGMLKDELVSCRHKDEFTLASRENINYMDVSSKQIVSVAASLIPFLEHDDANRALMGSNMQRQAVPTLRTEKPLVGTGMERIVARDSGVAVVAKRGGTVEFVDASRIVVRVNDEETEAGVPGVDIYNLTKYTRSNQNTCINQKPLVKPGDVVARNDVLADGPSTDMGELALGQNLLVAFMPWNGYNFEDSILISERVVQDDRFTTIHIEEKTCVARDTKLGPEEITADIPNVGEAALAKLDESGIVYIGAEVKAGDILVGKVTPKGETQLTPEEKLLRAIFGEKASDVKDTSLRVPSGMDGTVIDVQVFTRDGVKKDERARQIEEAEIERVRKDLNDQLRIIEKDFYQRAEQMVLGKVADMGPAGLKRGATITREYLDSIKPAQWLEIRLQDEDINLQIEAIAEQIAQQREEIAKRLEEKRRKITMGDDLAPGVLKMVKVYLAVKRRIQPGDKMAGRHGNKGVISRIVPVEDMPYSADGTPVDIVLNPLGVPSRMNVGQVLETHLGWAAKGVGLKIGRMLEAKAKIEEIRSFLTQVYNVSGRQEDIASLSDAEVLELAGNLQDGVPMATPVFDGATEEDIKAMLRLADLPESGQATLFDGRTGEVFDRPVTVGYMYMLKLNHLVDDKMHARSTGPYSLVTQQPLGGKAQFGGQRFGEMEVWALEAYGAAYTLQEMLTVKSDDVNGRTKMYKNIVDGDHRMEAAMPESFNVLIKEIRSLGINIELEQD from the coding sequence ATGGCTTACTCGTTTACCGAGAAAAAACGAATTCGCAAGAGTTTCGGAAAGCGCCAGGACGTGCTGGAGGTCCCCTATCTTCTGGCGACACAGGTTGACTCGTACCGGCGGTTTTTGCAACTCGACAAGCAGCCCGCCGCCAGGAGCGACGAAGGCTTGCACGCGGCGTTGAAGTCGGTTTTCCCGATCAAGAGCCATTCCGGCAACATCGTGCTCGAATATGTGAGCTATCGCTTGGGTGATCCGGTGTTCGACGTCAAGGAATGCCAGCAGCGTGGAACCACCTATGCAGCCCCGCTCCGCGTGCTCGTCCGTCTGGTTGTCTATGACAAGGATGCGCCGGTGAGTGCCAAGGTCGTCAAGGACATCAAGGAGCAGGAGATCTACATGGGCGAAATTCCGCTCATGACCGATAACGGTACTTTCGTCATCAACGGCACGGAGCGGGTGATCGTTTCCCAGCTGCACCGGTCGCCCGGCGTGTTTTTCGACCATGACCGGGGTAAGACCCATTCTTCCGGAAAGCTGCTGTTCAATGCCAGAATCATTCCCTACCGCGGCTCCTGGCTGGATTTCGAGTTCGACCACAAGGACTGCGTTTACGTCCGTATCGACCGGCGTCGCAAGCTGCCTGCCACGGTGCTGCTGCGTGCCCTGGGTTATGACAACGAACAGATCATTGCTGAGTTTTTCGATACCAACCGTTTCCTGCTCACGCCCAGCGGCATACAGTTGGAATTGATTCCCGAGCGGCTGCGCGGCGATATCGCCAGCTTCGATATCCGGCTTGGCGATCAGATCGTGGTCGAGAAGGATCACCGGATCACAGCGCGTCACATCCGGATGCTGCAAAAAGAGAATGTGACTCTTCTCGATGTTCCCAAGGACTACCTGTATGGCAAGGTGCTTGCGCACAATGTCGTGGATACCTCGACGGGTGAGCTCATTGCCAAGGTGAATCAGGAGATTACAGAGGACGTCTATGCGCGCCTCGTCGCCGCAGGCATCCCTGAGATCCGTACCCTCTACGTGAACGATCTCGACCGCGGCCCATACATTTCCAACACCATGCGCATCGACCTGACCGAGACTCAGCTCGATGCCCTGGTGGAAATCTACCGCATGATGCGCCCGGGCGAACCGCCGACCAAGGAAGCCGCTCAGACTCTGTTCGAGAATCTGTTTTTCTCGGCCGAACGCTACGATCTGTCCGCCGTCGGTCGGATGAAATTCAACCGGCGCTTGGGACGGACCGATCCGACCGGCCCTGGTGTGCTGGAAAACGATGACATCATCGCGGTGCTGAAGGAGCTGATCAACATCCGCAACGGCGGGGGTACCGTCGATGATATCGACCACCTGGGCAACCGCCGCGTCCGGTCCGTGGGTGAGATGGTGGAGAACCAGTTCCGGCTCGGTCTGGTCCGGGTCGAACGGGCGGTGAAGGAGCGTCTGTCGCTACCCGATGCCGACGGCCTGATGCCACAGGAAATCATCAACGCCAAGCCGGTGGCAGCTTCCATCAAAGAGTTCTTCGGTTCGAGCCAGCTCTCGCAGTTCATGGATCAGAACAATCCGCTGTCGGAGGTCACTCACAAGCGCCGCGTGTCGGCTCTGGGACCGGGGGGGCTGGCGCGTGAGCGCGCTGGCTTCGAGGTGCGTGACGTGCATACCACGCACTACGGCCGGGTCTGTCCGATCGAAACGCCCGAAGGTCCGAATATCGGCCTGATCAACTCGCTCGCCGTCTATGCGCGTACCAACGAATACGGTTTTCTGGAGACTCCCTACCGAAAGGTGATCGACGGCCGCGTGACCGACGAGATCGAGTATTTATCGGCCATTGAGGAGGGCCAGTACTACATCGCCCAGGCCAGCGCCTCGGTCGACGAAAACGGTATGCTCAAGGATGAACTGGTTTCGTGCCGCCACAAGGATGAATTCACCTTGGCGTCGCGGGAAAACATCAACTACATGGACGTGTCGTCGAAACAGATCGTGTCGGTCGCGGCTTCGTTGATCCCCTTCCTCGAACACGATGACGCCAACCGCGCCTTGATGGGCTCGAACATGCAGCGGCAGGCCGTTCCGACGCTGCGTACGGAAAAGCCTTTGGTCGGCACCGGCATGGAACGTATCGTCGCCCGCGATTCCGGCGTGGCGGTCGTTGCCAAGCGGGGTGGAACGGTCGAATTCGTGGACGCCAGCCGCATCGTGGTCCGGGTGAACGACGAGGAGACCGAGGCGGGTGTACCGGGCGTGGACATCTACAACCTGACCAAATACACCCGTTCCAACCAGAACACCTGCATCAACCAGAAGCCTTTGGTGAAGCCGGGAGACGTGGTGGCCCGCAACGACGTGCTGGCGGATGGTCCCTCGACCGACATGGGCGAACTGGCGCTGGGCCAGAATCTGCTGGTCGCATTCATGCCCTGGAACGGCTACAACTTCGAAGACTCGATTCTGATTTCGGAGCGAGTGGTGCAGGACGACCGTTTCACCACGATCCATATCGAGGAAAAGACCTGCGTCGCGCGCGACACCAAGCTGGGGCCCGAGGAAATCACTGCCGACATTCCGAACGTCGGGGAGGCCGCGCTGGCCAAGCTGGACGAGTCGGGTATCGTCTACATCGGCGCCGAGGTCAAGGCTGGCGACATCCTGGTGGGTAAGGTGACGCCCAAGGGCGAAACCCAGCTCACGCCCGAAGAAAAACTGCTGCGGGCGATCTTCGGTGAGAAGGCATCGGACGTGAAGGACACGTCGCTGCGCGTACCGTCCGGCATGGACGGCACGGTCATTGACGTGCAGGTCTTCACCCGCGACGGTGTGAAAAAGGATGAGCGCGCCCGCCAGATCGAGGAAGCCGAGATCGAAAGGGTTCGCAAGGACCTGAACGATCAGCTCCGTATCATCGAGAAGGACTTCTACCAGCGTGCCGAACAGATGGTTCTGGGCAAGGTCGCCGACATGGGACCGGCCGGTTTGAAGCGCGGCGCCACCATCACCCGGGAATACCTGGATTCGATCAAGCCTGCCCAGTGGCTGGAAATCCGGCTGCAGGACGAAGACATCAATCTTCAGATCGAAGCGATTGCCGAGCAGATTGCTCAGCAGCGCGAGGAGATCGCCAAGCGGCTCGAGGAGAAGCGCCGCAAGATCACCATGGGCGACGATCTCGCTCCAGGCGTGCTCAAGATGGTGAAGGTGTACCTGGCGGTCAAGCGTCGCATTCAGCCGGGTGACAAGATGGCCGGCCGCCACGGGAACAAAGGTGTGATTTCCCGCATCGTACCGGTGGAAGACATGCCGTATTCGGCTGACGGTACGCCTGTTGACATCGTGCTGAATCCGCTGGGCGTGCCTTCGCGCATGAACGTAGGCCAGGTGCTCGAGACCCATCTCGGCTGGGCGGCCAAGGGTGTGGGCCTGAAGATCGGGCGGATGCTGGAGGCCAAGGCCAAGATCGAAGAGATCAGGTCTTTTCTCACCCAGGTGTACAACGTGAGTGGCCGTCAGGAGGACATCGCCAGTCTGAGCGATGCCGAGGTGCTGGAGCTCGCTGGTAATCTGCAGGACGGTGTGCCGATGGCAACCCCCGTGTTCGACGGAGCCACCGAGGAAGACATCAAGGCCATGCTGCGGCTGGCCGATCTTCCCGAAAGCGGTCAGGCGACTTTGTTCGACGGGCGCACCGGCGAGGTGTTCGACCGTCCGGTGACCGTCGGTTACATGTACATGCTTAAACTCAATCATCTGGTCGACGACAAGATGCACGCGCGTTCCACCGGTCCGTACAGTCTGGTGACCCAGCAGCCGCTGGGTGGCAAGGCACAGTTCGGTGGACAGCGTTTCGGCGAAATGGAAGTGTGGGCACTGGAAGCCTACGGTGCCGCCTATACCCTGCAGGAGATGCTGACGGTGAAATCTGACGACGTGAATGGCAGGACCAAGATGTACAAGAACATCGTCGACGGTGATCACCGCATGGAGGCCGCCATGCCCGAGTCGTTCAACGTCTTGATCAAAGAGATCCGTTCGCTCGGAATCAACATCGAGCTCGAGCAGGACTGA